The proteins below are encoded in one region of Pelagibacterium flavum:
- the ubiU gene encoding ubiquinone anaerobic biosynthesis protein UbiU gives MELICPAGTPASFRDAVSAGADAVYCGFADETNARNFPGLNFSREEMAEAISFGKQRGCRTFVAINTFMRAGDERLWHLAVNDAASLGADALILADIGLMAYAAQNHPDQRLHVSVQAGASNAEAIDFLVQSFNAKRVVLPRVLTLDEVEAIAQDAACETEVFVFGGLCVMAEGRCSLSSYATGKSPNMHGVCSPASHVSYRDSGKELVSKLGEFTINRFSADEPAGYPTLCKGRFNVSADPGYAFEDPVSLDILHEVDRLERAGVKALKIEGRQRGKAYVTSVVATIKEALATPADDRARLVEKLRRQSEGQKTTSGAYEKRWR, from the coding sequence ATGGAGCTGATATGTCCGGCCGGAACGCCGGCCTCATTTCGGGACGCGGTCTCTGCTGGCGCCGACGCGGTATACTGCGGGTTCGCCGACGAGACGAATGCCCGCAATTTCCCCGGCCTCAATTTCTCCCGCGAGGAAATGGCCGAGGCAATCTCATTTGGCAAGCAGCGAGGTTGCCGCACATTCGTGGCGATCAATACGTTCATGAGAGCCGGTGACGAGCGACTTTGGCACCTGGCTGTCAACGATGCGGCCAGCCTTGGCGCCGATGCCCTCATTCTCGCCGATATAGGTCTGATGGCCTATGCGGCCCAGAATCATCCGGATCAACGTCTCCACGTCTCGGTCCAAGCCGGCGCCTCCAACGCCGAGGCTATCGATTTCCTGGTCCAGTCCTTCAACGCCAAACGTGTGGTGCTGCCGAGAGTGCTGACCCTCGACGAGGTCGAAGCCATAGCTCAGGACGCCGCATGCGAGACCGAGGTTTTTGTTTTTGGCGGGCTGTGTGTAATGGCTGAGGGACGATGCTCACTTTCTTCCTATGCCACGGGAAAGTCACCCAACATGCATGGCGTCTGCTCTCCAGCAAGCCACGTTAGTTATCGCGATTCGGGCAAGGAATTGGTTTCCAAGCTTGGCGAGTTCACCATCAACCGGTTTTCGGCGGACGAGCCGGCGGGGTACCCTACGCTCTGCAAAGGGCGCTTCAACGTCTCGGCGGATCCCGGTTACGCGTTTGAGGACCCGGTCAGCCTCGACATCCTCCACGAAGTCGATCGCCTGGAGCGAGCCGGGGTCAAAGCACTGAAGATCGAAGGCCGACAGCGCGGAAAAGCGTATGTGACCAGTGTCGTGGCAACGATCAAGGAAGCTCTGGCAACGCCAGCGGATGACCGCGCTCGACTGGTGGAAAAACTAAGACGCCAGAGCGAGGGCCAGAAGACCACCTCGGGTGCTTATGAAAAGCGGTGGAGGTAG
- the ubiV gene encoding ubiquinone anaerobic biosynthesis protein UbiV, translating to MSGNGQLVLGPIPYLWEPSVWRDFYFRIADEAPVDTVVVGEVVCSKRLHFHAPHEEVVVNRLKDAGKSVRRAGLGLTTLKRERQHQAKLLENAVDPIEAADISTLLGVSGRPHIIGPMMNTYSAATAGVYAARGAKLICLPPELPLASIEEIARHAADVEIEVLVFGRTPLAISARCAHARAKGHTKDDCRFVCGEDPDGMPVRTLDGQDFLTLNGVQTMSHTCHLVTSELPRLRQAGVLHFRLSPQNCDMVGVTRIFRSLLDGETTSAEAKSQLEAVYPNVPFSNGFLYGREGAKWINAGA from the coding sequence ATGTCCGGGAACGGCCAATTGGTCCTTGGGCCAATTCCATATCTTTGGGAGCCAAGCGTTTGGCGTGATTTCTACTTCAGGATCGCCGACGAAGCACCAGTCGATACCGTTGTCGTGGGCGAGGTCGTGTGCTCCAAGCGGCTCCATTTCCACGCCCCGCACGAGGAAGTAGTCGTCAATCGGTTGAAGGACGCCGGCAAGTCAGTCCGGCGTGCCGGATTGGGGCTGACAACGCTCAAGCGCGAACGCCAGCACCAGGCAAAGCTTCTCGAGAACGCAGTCGATCCGATTGAGGCGGCAGATATCTCAACATTGCTAGGGGTTTCAGGCCGCCCGCACATTATCGGCCCGATGATGAACACTTACAGCGCAGCCACGGCAGGCGTCTATGCAGCACGTGGAGCAAAGCTGATCTGTCTTCCCCCTGAGCTGCCCCTTGCATCGATCGAGGAAATCGCCAGGCACGCAGCGGATGTCGAGATCGAAGTGCTGGTGTTCGGTCGTACGCCCCTGGCGATATCAGCCCGTTGCGCTCACGCCCGTGCCAAAGGTCACACCAAGGACGACTGTCGGTTTGTCTGTGGGGAAGATCCCGATGGCATGCCCGTCAGAACTCTGGACGGTCAGGACTTTCTCACCTTGAATGGGGTGCAGACCATGTCACACACCTGTCATCTGGTGACAAGCGAGCTCCCACGGCTCAGGCAGGCCGGCGTGCTGCATTTCCGGCTCTCGCCGCAGAACTGCGACATGGTTGGTGTCACGCGCATTTTCCGGTCGTTGCTGGACGGCGAGACAACCTCAGCGGAAGCAAAGAGCCAACTGGAAGCGGTCTATCCAAACGTCCCGTTTTCGAACGGGTTTCTCTACGGTCGCGAAGGAGCAAAGTGGATCAATGCTGGTGCTTAG
- a CDS encoding Crp/Fnr family transcriptional regulator — protein sequence MSLLSREQMRQFSLFERLSEEAFDEILSAASARNYSTGRSVFEQGGEAREFYVLVQGKLKVSQVTEDGQQVIIRIVVPGDLFGIARALQRVDYPGTATAVVDSSVLAWPMSYWDRFVEKDAALAVSAMQTVGQRLQESHARLREMATEEVERRVAHTVLRLIEQSGKPESGGIRIDFPISKQDLAEMSGTTLHTVSRIMSGWQERGLVSTGRQKLLVCDHDRLLDLAESGPER from the coding sequence ATGAGCCTTTTATCCCGCGAGCAGATGCGGCAGTTTTCGCTGTTCGAACGGCTCAGCGAAGAGGCTTTTGACGAAATCCTTTCGGCCGCGAGCGCACGAAACTATTCAACGGGGCGCTCAGTCTTTGAGCAAGGCGGCGAGGCGCGGGAATTTTATGTGCTCGTCCAGGGAAAGCTGAAGGTTTCACAAGTCACTGAAGATGGCCAGCAGGTCATCATCAGGATCGTGGTGCCCGGCGATCTGTTCGGTATTGCGCGGGCTCTTCAGAGAGTCGACTATCCCGGAACAGCGACTGCTGTTGTCGACAGTAGTGTTCTGGCTTGGCCAATGTCCTACTGGGACCGGTTCGTGGAAAAGGATGCTGCACTGGCCGTCAGCGCAATGCAGACAGTGGGGCAGCGCCTGCAGGAGTCACATGCCCGTCTCAGGGAAATGGCGACGGAGGAAGTGGAGCGCCGCGTTGCACACACGGTGCTGCGGCTGATTGAACAATCCGGTAAGCCGGAGTCCGGGGGTATCCGAATTGACTTCCCGATCTCCAAGCAGGATCTGGCGGAAATGTCGGGTACGACACTGCATACGGTCTCGCGAATCATGAGCGGATGGCAGGAGCGGGGGCTGGTTTCGACCGGTCGGCAAAAGCTGCTGGTGTGCGATCATGACCGGCTTCTGGATCTGGCGGAAAGCGGGCCGGAGCGTTAG
- a CDS encoding DUF2249 domain-containing protein — protein sequence MTNEAAADREIDVRTLVPAQRHQTIFAVIDSLAPGDGFELINDHDPKPLRYQLEAEYPGYCSWTYLQQGPEVWRVQIRRITAAA from the coding sequence ATGACGAACGAAGCTGCAGCCGATCGGGAGATCGACGTGAGGACACTGGTGCCGGCCCAACGGCATCAAACGATTTTCGCGGTCATCGATTCGCTGGCACCGGGCGACGGATTTGAGCTGATCAACGATCACGACCCCAAACCCCTAAGATATCAGTTGGAGGCCGAATATCCGGGCTATTGCTCCTGGACCTACCTTCAGCAGGGCCCTGAAGTTTGGCGGGTTCAGATTCGCCGGATCACCGCAGCCGCCTGA
- a CDS encoding DUF2249 domain-containing protein codes for MNDIVELDVRPILEAGGEPFGEIMTAIAALGPHQQLRLLVNFKPVPLFQVLQQQGFEYEAIQDETGDWHVTFSRSSTDPASVTDIDWSVPATVLVSYSPKMGR; via the coding sequence ATGAATGACATTGTTGAACTTGATGTCAGGCCCATCCTGGAAGCGGGCGGCGAGCCGTTCGGCGAGATCATGACTGCCATTGCCGCGCTTGGACCCCATCAGCAATTGCGGCTTCTGGTGAACTTCAAGCCTGTTCCGCTCTTTCAGGTGTTGCAACAGCAGGGCTTCGAGTATGAAGCCATTCAGGATGAAACGGGCGACTGGCATGTGACTTTTAGTCGGTCAAGTACCGATCCGGCTTCGGTCACCGATATAGATTGGTCCGTTCCAGCGACCGTGTTAGTGAGCTACTCCCCGAAAATGGGACGCTGA
- a CDS encoding IS3 family transposase (programmed frameshift), with amino-acid sequence MSKRKQHSPEFKAKVALEALKGEETVSELASRFGIHPTMIHQWKRALLEGASGVFERGGRKKPEIDDEQVKDLHAKIGELAVANDFLSRKLKPLGREVRRGMIEPDHPVLSIGKQCTLLSLSRSSFYYTPKGETEINLALMRRIDEQFLETPFFGVRQMTWHLRNEGHLVNEKRVRRLMRLMGLMPIYQKPNTSRPAKGHKVWPYLLKGLRVERPNQAWAADITYLPMRRGFLYLVAIMDWHTRKVLAWRISNTLEADFCIEALNEAVHKFGPPEVMNTDQGSQFTSFAWTDRLRRMGVRISMDGKGRFLDNIFVERLWRTLKYECVYLHAWETGSQARAGVRDWMEFYNHRRPHSALGGKPPAVIYWQRIEQNQPDQQVQRVA; translated from the exons ATGTCGAAACGAAAGCAGCATTCGCCCGAGTTCAAGGCGAAGGTCGCCCTGGAAGCATTGAAGGGCGAAGAGACGGTATCGGAATTGGCGAGCCGGTTCGGTATCCACCCCACGATGATCCACCAATGGAAGCGGGCGTTACTCGAAGGGGCATCGGGTGTGTTCGAGCGTGGCGGGCGCAAAAAGCCAGAGATTGACGATGAACAGGTCAAGGATCTGCACGCCAAGATCGGAGAGCTGGCCGTCGCCAACGATTTTTTGTCACGAAAGCTCAAGC CCCTGGGGCGGGAAGTGAGACGGGGGATGATAGAACCTGATCACCCCGTTCTCTCGATTGGCAAGCAGTGCACGCTGCTGTCGCTCTCGCGTTCCTCGTTCTACTACACGCCGAAAGGCGAGACCGAGATCAACCTCGCGCTAATGCGCAGGATCGATGAGCAATTCCTGGAGACACCCTTCTTCGGAGTCCGGCAGATGACCTGGCACCTGCGCAATGAAGGGCACCTGGTGAACGAGAAGCGCGTGCGGCGGCTGATGCGGCTCATGGGGCTGATGCCAATCTACCAGAAGCCCAATACCTCGAGACCGGCCAAGGGACACAAGGTTTGGCCGTATCTTCTAAAGGGATTGAGGGTGGAACGTCCGAACCAGGCCTGGGCTGCGGACATCACGTATCTTCCGATGCGCCGGGGCTTTCTCTACCTGGTGGCCATCATGGACTGGCACACCCGCAAAGTCTTGGCCTGGCGCATCTCGAACACGCTGGAGGCAGACTTCTGCATCGAAGCATTGAACGAGGCGGTCCACAAGTTCGGCCCACCCGAGGTCATGAACACCGATCAAGGCAGCCAGTTCACGTCCTTTGCCTGGACCGATCGGTTGCGACGAATGGGAGTGCGCATCTCCATGGATGGCAAGGGGCGGTTCCTCGACAATATCTTTGTCGAGCGGCTCTGGCGCACCCTCAAATACGAATGCGTCTATCTGCACGCTTGGGAAACTGGATCACAGGCTCGTGCTGGCGTCCGCGACTGGATGGAATTCTACAATCATCGACGCCCTCATTCCGCCCTTGGCGGTAAACCGCCTGCCGTGATCTATTGGCAGCGCATTGAGCAAAACCAACCCGACCAGCAGGTGCAACGAGTAGCTTAA
- a CDS encoding DUF2249 domain-containing protein, which yields MDLRELEPPEPMKRVLEVLETLEDGAVLRAVLLREPLFLFPELAKRGHIWKGSSNGSNSYVLEVRATLRDRSRT from the coding sequence ATAGATCTTCGCGAGCTGGAACCTCCCGAGCCAATGAAGAGAGTTCTGGAGGTGCTGGAAACGCTCGAGGACGGTGCCGTTCTTCGGGCAGTTCTGCTGCGGGAACCCCTGTTTTTGTTCCCGGAGCTAGCTAAGCGCGGCCATATTTGGAAGGGGTCATCAAACGGGTCGAACAGCTATGTGCTTGAGGTTCGAGCAACTCTCAGGGACAGGTCTCGAACCTGA
- a CDS encoding iron-sulfur cluster assembly protein: MFIQTEELPDSEAMLFWPGTEVCSDAPVHFLRSHRIADHRLARKLLEIRGVSSVTLHTDSVTVEKSGAAWSQLKPAILAAITEHFRSCALRSEDEILLAEIEAALRQVIDPELGLNVMDLGLIYALQLGKAGQVLITMTTTTIGCPATTYLVDGVRAAAESVAGRHAVNVELTYDPRWTPELIRDGTPY, encoded by the coding sequence ATGTTCATCCAAACCGAAGAGCTACCGGATTCCGAGGCCATGCTTTTCTGGCCAGGCACTGAAGTCTGTTCCGATGCTCCCGTTCACTTCCTGCGTTCCCACAGGATCGCCGATCACCGGCTCGCACGAAAGTTGCTAGAAATTCGAGGCGTCTCGTCCGTCACACTGCATACAGATTCTGTCACAGTCGAGAAATCAGGGGCGGCCTGGTCACAGTTGAAACCGGCCATCCTGGCAGCAATTACCGAGCATTTCCGATCGTGCGCATTGCGAAGCGAGGATGAGATTCTTCTGGCTGAAATTGAGGCGGCACTGCGTCAAGTGATCGATCCAGAGCTGGGGCTGAACGTTATGGACCTAGGGCTCATTTATGCCCTGCAGCTGGGTAAAGCTGGCCAGGTTCTGATTACGATGACGACGACAACCATCGGCTGTCCCGCCACCACTTACCTGGTCGATGGCGTTCGCGCCGCAGCAGAATCGGTTGCGGGACGCCACGCGGTAAACGTTGAACTGACTTACGATCCTCGATGGACGCCCGAACTCATACGAGATGGCACGCCATATTGA
- a CDS encoding DUF6455 family protein, which yields MDLRHWDNRIELMKRMAEASGRDLFLALARGKLSGLQLRSSAFRCIRCDHSDACRKLLESSERVTAVPQFCANKAVFDALPPLQSEVRDFRSVLP from the coding sequence ATGGACTTGAGACACTGGGACAATCGTATTGAATTGATGAAGCGGATGGCAGAAGCTTCTGGTCGAGATTTGTTTCTCGCACTGGCACGCGGAAAACTCAGCGGGCTTCAGTTGCGAAGTAGTGCTTTCCGTTGCATCCGCTGCGATCACAGCGACGCCTGCAGAAAGTTGCTTGAGAGCAGTGAACGGGTGACAGCAGTTCCCCAATTCTGCGCGAACAAGGCTGTGTTTGACGCCTTGCCGCCTCTCCAATCAGAGGTCCGAGACTTCAGGAGTGTTTTACCATGA